The Streptomyces tubercidicus DNA segment CACATCGAGATCCGGGAGCGGATGACGGCCGGCCGGGCCGGGGGGCGAGGCCAGCTCGCTGTCGAGATCCGCATAGACCGCGCCGGGCACATGACCGGCCGTGTACTCGGGGCGGCCGGGCGGCCCGCCGAGCTGATAGCGGACGTCCAGAAGCACCGGCGGGGTGGACCGCGCCAACTCGCTCGCGAGTTCGGTAGCGGTGATGATGACATTCATGGGACTCATCCTTGCGTAGCGACGACTACGTACAGAAGGTGGGTGCCCACCCTCCGTATGGCGCAGTTACACCCTCTCGTAACGCCGCCGAAACGGATGGGGAACCCGGAAACGGGCATTCTTCCTCGCGAACCTGCCATGGACGGCGCGGCCGGGGCGCGCAGCAGGTCACCGGGTGCGAGCATCTGCACGGGACCCGCGCCCGTACGGCACATGGTCAGCACCCGACGCTCCGAGGAGAGAGTGACAATGACGACCGAGGCAGCGACCCGGCGGATGCCCGGCGCGCCCTGCTGGGTGAGCCTCCTGGCCCACAGCCTGCCCGTGACCCAGGAGTTCTACGGTGCGCTGTTCGGCTGGGAGTTCCGCCCGGGGCCGCAGCACTTCGGTCCGTACTCCCGGGCCTTCCTCAACGGCCGGGAAGTCGCCGGGGTCGGTGAACTGGCGCCCGACCGCCATCTCCCGGTCTCCTGGACCACCTATCTGGCCAGCGATGACGCGGATGTGACGGCCGAGCAGATCCGTTCCTGCGGCGGGACGGTGGGCGTCGGGCCGCTGGACGCCGACGACGACACCGGGCGGATGGCGATCGCTTCCGACCCGCAGGGGGCCATCTTCGGCGTCTGGCAGGGCCGGTCGATGATGGGCACCGCGTTCACCGGTGAGCCGGGCACCGCGGTGTGGAACGAGCTGGTCACCCGGGACACCGCCTCCGTCGGGCCGTTCTACGAGCATGTCTTCGGCTTCGAGGCGGAACCCCTGTCCGCGGACGACCCGGCCGGCTTCGACTATCTGACGCTGCACCTCAAGGACCATCCGGTGGCCGGCATCCACGGTGTCGGCAGCACTCTGCCACGCGACCGGGGCTCCCACTGGATGACGTACTTCGCCGTCTCCGATACGGACGCGGCGGCCCGCCGGGTGACCGAACTTGGCGGACAGGTGCTGGACGGCGCCCGGGACTCCGCGCACGGCAGGCTGGCGACCGTCTCGGACAGCGAGGGCGCCGTCTTCACGCTCATCCAGCAGCCCTGAGCGCCCGTCACACACCGGGCCGGGGCACGGCGTCCGTCGGCGGTCCCTACCGCGCGCTGTCGACGGGCAGGACGTCCGGGGACAGCGCGGCCGCGCGGGCGGTCGCGGAGGTCTGGCGGCGGCGGTGGTGGCGCCGGCACAACACCTCGTAGCCGACCTCGGCCGCTGGGCCGTCCACGTCACCGACGACATCGCCGACCACGACCTGGGCGCCCTCGACGACCATCCGGTTGCCGACCGTGCGGGCGTTGTGCGTGGCGCGGGCGCCGCACCAGCACAGCGCCTCGACCTGCAGCACCTCCACCCGGTCGGCCAGTTCGACCAGGCGCTGGGAGCCGGGGAAGAGCTTGCTGCGGAAGTCGGTGGTGATGCCGAAGGCGAAGACGTCCAGTTCGAGGTCGTCGACGACCCGGGCGAGCTGGTCGACCTGGTCGGGGGCGAGGAACTGGGCCTCGTCGGCGATGACGTAGTCGACCCGGCCGCCGGAGGAGAGATGGCCGACGACATGTGCGTAGAAGTCCATGTCGTCCGCCGCCTCCACGGCCTCGGTGACCAGGCCGAGGCGGGAGGAGAGCCTGCCGTGGCCGGCCCGGTCGTTGCGGCTGTAGATCATGCCCTGCAGCCCGCGGGAGGAACGGTTGTGCTCGATCTGCAGAGCCAGTGTCGACTTGCCGCAGTCCATCGTTCCGGAGAAGAACACCAGCTCGGGCATGGGAAGGTGCGGGCCTTTCGGGCTCGTGAGGGGTGACGTGCGGGCGGGTGGCCGTACGGGTCAGGTGCGGACTTCCAGGAGCGGAACGAGCTGTTCCACCGGGGTCATGGAGCCGTGCATCCCGACCATCTCCGACTCCCGGGGCTCTCGTTCCGTCGCGATGATCACCATGTCGGCATGGGCGGCCGCGACGACATCGCCGATCCGGGCACGCACCCGGTCGTCGACCCGCGGTCCGAACCACCCGGCGGCGATGGCCTCTTCACGGCCGGCCACCCACATCTGCTCACCGACCACCTCACGCCATACGGCGAGCACATCGGCGGCCGCGCCCGGGTGGGCGTACACATGCCGGGCCCGGCCCTCGCCGCCCAGCAGGCGTACGCCGGCGCGCAGTTCCCAGTCCTCGTCGAAGTCGATCCGGGACTCGGCGTCGAAGGGGATGTCGATCATGCCGTGATCGGCGGTGATGTAGAGGGCGCTGCGCGGCGGAAGCTGCTCGGCCAGCCGCTGCGCGAGCCGGTCGACATACATCAACTGGCCGCGCCAGGCGTCGGAGTTGACGCCGTAGCGGTGTCCCTTGCCGTCGACCTCGGAGTAGTACGTGTAGACCAGCGAACGGTCGCCGGCGGCGAGCTGTTCGGCGGCGAGGTCCATCCGCTCCTCACCGGAGAGCCGGCCATGGAAGGTGCCGCCGCTGAGCGCGACCTTGGTGAGCGGGGTGTGCTGGAAGTCCGGTGCGGAGACCTGGCAGGTGTGGATACCGGCGGCGTCCGCCAGTTGGAAGACCGTCGGATACGGCTGCCAGACATGCGGGTCGGTCCACGGAGACCAGCGCAGCTGGTTCATCAGGGCGCCGGTCGCCGGGTCCTCGCAGGTGTAGCCGGGCAGGCCGTGGGCGCCGGGGGGCAGTCCGGTGCCGACCGAGGCGAGCGAGGTGGCAGTGGTGGCGGGGAAGCCCGCGGTGAGCGGACGGCCGCTGCCGTTGAACGACGTGTCCAGGAGCGAGGTGAGGAACGGTGCCTCCTCCGGGTGGGCACGCAGCAGCTCCCAGCCGAGGCCGTCGATCAGGAAGACACAGGCCCGGTCGGCGGGGGCCAGTTCCATCGCACCGGCGAGGCCGGATATGCCCTGCCCGGCGGCGATGGTGGGCAGCAGGTCGGCGAGGGAGGCGGTGCCGTACCGGGGTACCGGGGCACTGAGCGGGTCGAGCGGTTCGGGCTCCGGCCAGGCGGGGGCGGTGTGGACCATCAGCGGGCGGTGGTGGCCGCGGTGGCCTCGGAGAGCGCCTGGGCGAAGGTGAGGGTCTCGCGGACCGAGTCCGGCCCGTCCCCGGCCTCACTGACCCGCAGCGAGAGGTCGTCGGCGGTGGAGGAGCCCGTGTAGCCGTGGTCCGCCTCACAGTTGGGGTCGCCGCAGGCGGCCGGCTCCAGATCCAGGCGGGCGACCGCGCCCCAGCCGATGGTCAGCACGACCTCGCGGGGCAGCTGGCCCGGTGTGTACGACTCCGGGTTGGCGACCACCCGGCTGAGCACCACGGAGGAGATTCGGCCCAGTTTGACCGACTCGGTGGAGGTGGTGGCATACGGGGACGGCGAGGTGGCGTCGGCGGCCTGCTCGTCGGTGTGGCTGACGATGAAGCGGGTGCCGGTCAGGACCAGGACCGTGACATGGCGGCGGACCTCGTTGGCGTCGAAGGTCGTCTCCTGGTGGACGAGGTACGACACCACCGGCTCACCGCCGACCGCGGCCTGCACCGCCTCGGCCACGAGCGTCGGGTAATAGCCACTGCGCTCGATCGCCGCGCGCAGCCCCTGGGTCGTCGTACCGGTCTTAGCCATGGAGTCCATCTTACGGGGCGTACCGGGCCGCGAGAGCCTCAGTAGACGGGCAGCCGGCGGGGGCCGAGGTCGGTGGTGGCGGGCGCGCGGGCCAGCCGGACGGTCGCGCCCAGGACGGAGAGCCCGTGGGCTGCGACGACGACCGGTTCGAGGTCCACGCCGACGACCTCGGGGTGGTCGTCGACGAGCCGCGAGACGCGCAGCAGCAGCTCCGCCAGGGCCGCGGTGTCCACGGGCTGGGAGCCACGCCAGCCGAAGAGCAGCGGGGCGGCACGGATCGAGCGGATCTGCTCGGCCACCTCGCGGTCGGTGGCGGGTATCAGGCGGTGGGAGATGTCGCCGAGCAACTGGGAGGGCGCCCCGGCCAGGCCGAAGGAGAGGACGGCGCCGGCGGCGGGGTCGATGGCGGCACGGACGACCGTGTCCACACCGCGCGGCACCATGGACTGGACGACCGGTTGCAGCTCCTCCGGGGAGCCGAGGAAGTCGGTCAATTCGGCGTAGGTACGGCGGAGTTCGGCCTCACCGGCGATGTCCAGCCGTACGCCGCCGAGATCGGGGCGGTGGCGCAGATG contains these protein-coding regions:
- a CDS encoding VOC family protein gives rise to the protein MTTEAATRRMPGAPCWVSLLAHSLPVTQEFYGALFGWEFRPGPQHFGPYSRAFLNGREVAGVGELAPDRHLPVSWTTYLASDDADVTAEQIRSCGGTVGVGPLDADDDTGRMAIASDPQGAIFGVWQGRSMMGTAFTGEPGTAVWNELVTRDTASVGPFYEHVFGFEAEPLSADDPAGFDYLTLHLKDHPVAGIHGVGSTLPRDRGSHWMTYFAVSDTDAAARRVTELGGQVLDGARDSAHGRLATVSDSEGAVFTLIQQP
- a CDS encoding thymidine kinase — translated: MPELVFFSGTMDCGKSTLALQIEHNRSSRGLQGMIYSRNDRAGHGRLSSRLGLVTEAVEAADDMDFYAHVVGHLSSGGRVDYVIADEAQFLAPDQVDQLARVVDDLELDVFAFGITTDFRSKLFPGSQRLVELADRVEVLQVEALCWCGARATHNARTVGNRMVVEGAQVVVGDVVGDVDGPAAEVGYEVLCRRHHRRRQTSATARAAALSPDVLPVDSAR
- a CDS encoding alkaline phosphatase family protein, whose translation is MVHTAPAWPEPEPLDPLSAPVPRYGTASLADLLPTIAAGQGISGLAGAMELAPADRACVFLIDGLGWELLRAHPEEAPFLTSLLDTSFNGSGRPLTAGFPATTATSLASVGTGLPPGAHGLPGYTCEDPATGALMNQLRWSPWTDPHVWQPYPTVFQLADAAGIHTCQVSAPDFQHTPLTKVALSGGTFHGRLSGEERMDLAAEQLAAGDRSLVYTYYSEVDGKGHRYGVNSDAWRGQLMYVDRLAQRLAEQLPPRSALYITADHGMIDIPFDAESRIDFDEDWELRAGVRLLGGEGRARHVYAHPGAAADVLAVWREVVGEQMWVAGREEAIAAGWFGPRVDDRVRARIGDVVAAAHADMVIIATEREPRESEMVGMHGSMTPVEQLVPLLEVRT
- a CDS encoding DUF5998 family protein; the protein is MAKTGTTTQGLRAAIERSGYYPTLVAEAVQAAVGGEPVVSYLVHQETTFDANEVRRHVTVLVLTGTRFIVSHTDEQAADATSPSPYATTSTESVKLGRISSVVLSRVVANPESYTPGQLPREVVLTIGWGAVARLDLEPAACGDPNCEADHGYTGSSTADDLSLRVSEAGDGPDSVRETLTFAQALSEATAATTAR